CTTCTATTGGATGGGAGTAATACGGGTCGCCTGATTGCCGCATTTGTACGCCGTGATATTTCCGTGCGTAGTAAATACCCTTTTTAACTTCTCTAATATCTATTGGGTGTTTTACTAACTTGTTTAAAGACGTAACCTTATCTAATAGCCTTGCAGCATATCTGCACATCTCAAACTTTTCTTCCCAGCAATTAATATCTTCCACAAAAATTAACCAAAATTATTAGATTAATTCTTATAGCATTTTCTATTGAAAATTTAAAGCAAAAAAATTGCAAAAAGATATATTTTTTTAACCTTATAATATATAATGATTCTTAAGTAATTTGAAATAAAGTATTAAATTAATTTAACTTTTTATTGTATACCTATTGCTCTTGCTATACTTTCCCGCTCAACAAAGATAAATCCACCTCACCTAAAAACACTGCTCGCTCTAGTTGTCGGCGTTTTATTAAGCCTGTTAATTTTTTGTCCCCTACATAAACCCATTTTAAAAATTCATCGGCTGCAGCGGAATATTGACCTTTATTAAGCTTTCGTCTAAGCGTTGATGCTTTGAATGCTCCGGCACCGCAATTAAAAATAAAAGAGATTAAAGCCGCTTGTTGATTAACTGATAAATAAACGTGGCAGTATTTACGCAAAGCTATTTGTACTTGCTTAACATCTTCGTCAAGTAATCGCTCGGCTTGTTCTTTGGTTATTTCAATGTCTAAATATGGCAATTCATGGGGTTTTATCACATGACCATAGCCGATAGTTTTAACTCCTGCAGGGCAGTAATAAGAAACAAGCCTTAAGGATTCAAATTGCTTGATTAACTGTTTTGCTAGTTTTTGAGCGGACATTTAACGTAACCTCAATTATTTTTGATTGCCTTATTTTTCAATGGCTCTGGCGCTTCTTTTTTGCCGATCGGTGTTTTCGTTATCAGCCTTAAGATAATATTAATAATTGCTATAAAAGTTACGCTTATTGCCGTTTTTTGTTCTTCCGGTAATTCAATATTTAAATCAGCAAGCCAAGCTGTTAATAATGCTGTTCCATTAAATATAATTGTTCTAAATCCTTGTAATGTTTTCATAAAATTTTCCTTTTTGTTAATGTTGATGAGAGATACGAGTATATTATTCCCAGTGCCAAGAGCCATGGGGTTTTAGTAGTTGGACGGTTATTTTGACTAAACCGCTAATGAAATTGTTATTATCGGCGGTTAGTCTGATCGGCGTATCGTGCCAATAAGTTAATGGATGGTTAGTTAAGCCGATGTTGGTAGTATCTTTCGTTATGGTTAGTGCATTGCCGTAGCGTTTAGTATCTTCTGCAACACCGACACTAAAAGAGCTACAGCCCTGTATTTCCTCTAGAACCCTGATATTAACGGCAATGACGTAAGTGTGATGGGGAATTTTTATTGTTGTGTCGGTAAATTCTTCCGATAACTTTACATCTTCCTCCAAATGCATAACTTGCAAATACTCGCCGCTATCTTTTTTAATAAGATAATCATTTTGAACTTGCACAGGCATAACGGATAAAGCTGAAACGTCAATTTGCTCCCAGTTTTTACCGGTGAATCGGTATTTTGTTCCATCTTTATTATGGGTAACTTCTAACCATTTATGAGGAATAACAAACCGCCAGCTATTATCGAGCCTTTGAGCTATTTTATTGCTTTGGTTTTTAAATTCCCCCGTTGGCTCAAGCCCAACTATATATAACTGCCCCGGTCTTGGGGATTCAGGCGGCGAAGTTATATTAACCTCTTGAATTACCGAATTTACTAGTATATCAAGCATATTTAATGCTTCGTTATGGGTAATTTCCTTCTGTGCCTGCCCGTTATGAATAAGCGGCAGTTTTAACCGATTTGTATATGTCATATAATTATTTTAGTTAAGGATTATAGTAGTGCTGTAGCCTCTACCTACTTGAGAAGAAAGCTGATAAATGGTTGCGGTTAAGTTATCGGGGATTTCGGTAAAATCGCTTAATATTTGTTCTTTGGTATAAATGATTTTTGAGGTATTGCTTTCTAAAATTCTAACAGTTTTATTTTTCTTTTTTATATCGATTTCGTACTTTTCAAGATCTTCGCCGATCGGTATATCGACATAATCCCGCCAATTGTTATCGATTCTTGAACGGCGTAGCCAACTGATTTTTATATTGCCGTCTGCGTCTTTTTCGGCAGTAGCGTAAATAGGAGCAAGGGGCTTTAAAGCTCTGCCTGTATAGGTAAAAATAACGCTTTCAGTTTCGGCTAAAGTTTTGCCGATTGTTACCGCTTTGTAATTAATAGGCTTGCCGATTAGATTGTTTGGAATAGGAACGCTAATAATTTCATTATTTAACAGAATAAACTTATCGCCGATTTTATGGCTATTAGTTGCCCATTCCGTGCCTTGTCGACCGCGGAGTAATTTGGTTAGCTTATATTTCTGATCTTTGATAAGCTCGGCATTTTGGAACTGGATTAACTCCTCCCCGATAAGTGCCTTATTGGCACCGTTTAATAATGCTAACTCATTGACGCTTTGCAAAGAACCATATAGTAACTGTACTATTATCTCGCTAGATTCGTCGAATAGTAAACTAGAGGCTGCGGGGATTTTATTTAAGACAAAACCTGTAGTGCTTTGAGTATTTACTGCCGCAATAGGTTTATAATTTTCCGTTTCATGGCTGTAATATATAATAGCACCCGACCAATTAGTATCGTCGCTATTTACTGCTAGTGTTAAAACTGCTTGATTGGGGTTGTTATCATTTAGCGGCGGTGCATCTATTACCCATAATATGCTATTTGCTATCGGCTTTGGCAGCTGGTATTTTGTCGGTAAATAATTCGTTTTGCCGCTAAAGTCATACATCGATATATTAAAACTTACAGCAAGGACTTTCATTTGTCCGGAGCGTTGCATGTCGGTTTTGATAATGCGAAGGCTATGGGTAGCATTTTGGCAAATAATATTTATGATATCGCTCGGCTCTAGATAAGCATATTTCGGCGGTAATGTTAATTTATAATTGATACGTTCCTGCCAAGCGTTATAAAGCGTAATATCGGCAATTTGCTTGGCAATGCTATTGTCTAAAACTATCGGCAAAGAAAAATT
This genomic window from Rickettsia endosymbiont of Ceutorhynchus obstrictus contains:
- a CDS encoding DUF2793 domain-containing protein codes for the protein MTYTNRLKLPLIHNGQAQKEITHNEALNMLDILVNSVIQEVNITSPPESPRPGQLYIVGLEPTGEFKNQSNKIAQRLDNSWRFVIPHKWLEVTHNKDGTKYRFTGKNWEQIDVSALSVMPVQVQNDYLIKKDSGEYLQVMHLEEDVKLSEEFTDTTIKIPHHTYVIAVNIRVLEEIQGCSSFSVGVAEDTKRYGNALTITKDTTNIGLTNHPLTYWHDTPIRLTADNNNFISGLVKITVQLLKPHGSWHWE
- a CDS encoding lysozyme, which gives rise to MSAQKLAKQLIKQFESLRLVSYYCPAGVKTIGYGHVIKPHELPYLDIEITKEQAERLLDEDVKQVQIALRKYCHVYLSVNQQAALISFIFNCGAGAFKASTLRRKLNKGQYSAAADEFLKWVYVGDKKLTGLIKRRQLERAVFLGEVDLSLLSGKV